The Drosophila nasuta strain 15112-1781.00 chromosome 2L, ASM2355853v1, whole genome shotgun sequence genome window below encodes:
- the LOC132790646 gene encoding uncharacterized protein LOC132790646, whose protein sequence is MLLRKCASGGFRALLCRTYTQNQNHIVVYPEIRQALSQKQPIVALESTIITHGMPVPQNVETALQVEEVVRQNGAVPATIGIIDGCIKVGLTREELMKLAHKPREQVIKCSRRDLPYVVAAQQSGGTTVAATMIVAHQVGIPIFATGGIGGVHREGHVTMDVSADLVELGRTPVAVVCSGVKSILDIPRTLEYLETQGVCVASYASMGGVFPDFYTRDSGCKVPYNLETAADAARLLRAWRELNLQSGVLIGVPIPEEFAADKSAIDAAIEQANAEAQAQGVSGKEVTPFLLSHIASITKGHSLQANIALIKNNAAIAAQIVSAWVAGNGQQCGDSREPKKKPVVVGASILDLSFRVKDTHGLHLDGATYKSVAKHAAGGVGRNIAEGIYKLYGEVNLISAVGNDHFAQMLRQLMPAALQSNLIVDMQHATSLCSVIFDRLGDCKLILGDMDVHDSITTAALKAKSELFSQAPLIVMDSNLSEQAMSSTLQLAQQFQVPVFFEPTDMFIAGKPFKLPAELTQHIRLLKPNLHELKTIVEAITGQPVKHQPNTKQEQSELLKQTKGLLRQIDTRFNCIIATLGNHGVLLSIRSDAETDPSKLLSLSPSGEHTTLFYAPPKLQHIVNVSGAGDSFCAGFITALLKQCHTLDECVATGFASAERALLSESAVPDSYIKEGDNFESYFQQIEEKMQRKRI, encoded by the coding sequence ATGCTGCTACGGAAATGTGCCTCGGGTGGCTTTCGAGCCTTGCTCTGCCGGACATACACCCAGAATCAAAACCACATTGTTGTGTATCCGGAGATTCGTCAAGCGCTGTCGCAAAAGCAACCAATTGTTGCACTGGAGTCGACAATCATTACCCACGGAATGCCGGTACCGCAGAATGTGGAAACCGCACTCCAAGTAGAGGAAGTGGTGCGTCAAAACGGCGCTGTTCCAGCCACCATTGGCATCATTGATGGCTGCATCAAAGTTGGCCTCACGCGTGAGGAGCTAATGAAGCTGGCGCACAAACCACGGGAACAGGTAATCAAATGCTCTCGACGGGATCTGCCCTATGTGGTGGCGGCACAACAAAGTGGCGGCACTACAGTCGCCGCTACCATGATTGTAGCTCATCAGGTGGGCATTCCAATTTTTGCCACTGGCGGCATTGGAGGTGTGCATCGCGAGGGTCATGTGACGATGGATGTCTCAGCTGATCTAGTCGAGTTGGGACGTACTCCTGTCGCCGTCGTCTGCAGCGGTGTCAAGTCCATTTTGGACATTCCTCGTACTCTCGAGTACCTGGAGACGCAGGGCGTCTGCGTCGCGAGCTACGCGAGTATGGGTGGAGTGTTCCCCGACTTCTACACACGTGACAGTGGCTGTAAGGTACCCTATAACTTGGAGACAGCTGCAGATGCTGCCCGACTACTGCGTGCCTGGCGAGAGTTGAATTTACAGTCTGGCGTCTTGATCGGCGTCCCGATACCCGAGGAGTTTGCTGCTGATAAgtcggctattgatgctgccATTGAGCAGGCCAACGCAGAGGCACAGGCGCAAGGCGTTAGCGGCAAGGAGGTGACCCCTTTCCTGCTCTCGCACATCGCAAGCATAACAAAAGGACACAGCCTGCAGGCGAACATTGCGTTGATCAAGAACAACGCAGCTATCGCGGCACAGATTGTCTCCGCTTGGGTGGCAGGAAATGGTCAGCAATGTGGCGACAGCAGAGAGCCGAAGAAGAAACCTGTGGTAGTGGGTGCCTCCATTCTGGATCTCTCGTTTAGAGTGAAGGATACGCATGGCCTGCATCTGGATGGCGCTACATATAAGTCAGTAGCAAAGCATGCAGCTGGCGGCGTGGGACGAAATATTGCCGAAGGCATCTACAAGCTGTATGGCGAGGTGAATCTAATCTCCGCTGTGGGCAACGATCACTTTGCTCAGATGCTGAGGCAGCTGATGCCAGCTGCGTTGCAAAGCAATCTCATTGTGGATATGCAGCATGCAACTTCACTCTGCTCAGTGATCTTCGATCGATTGGGCGATTGCAAGCTAATCTTAGGCGATATGGATGTGCATGACAGCATCACTACTGCAGCATTGAAAGCCAAGTCCGAGTTGTTCAGCCAGGCGCCACTCATCGTCATGGATAGCAATCTCTCGGAGCAGGCCATGTCGAGTACTTTGCAACTGGCTCAACAATTCCAGGTGCCTGTGTTCTTTGAGCCCACCGATATGTTTATAGCTGGCAAGCCATTTAAGCTGCCAGCTGAGCTGACTCAGCACATACGCCTTCTTAAGCCAAATTTGCACGAGTTGAAGACCATTGTGGAGGCAATTACTGGGCAGCCTGTGAAACACCAACCGAACACGAAGCAGGAGCAATCGGAACTGCTGAAGCAGACTAAAGGGCTGCTGCGACAGATCGACACGCGCTTCAACTGCATCATTGCCACGTTGGGCAACCACGGTGTGCTGCTTAGCATACGTTCAGATGCTGAAACCGATCCCAGCAAGCTGCTCTCACTCTCGCCCAGCGGTGAGCACACAACGCTCTTCTACGCACCGCCTAAGCTGCAGCATATTGTCAATGTCTCCGGTGCAGGCGACAGTTTTTGTGCCGGCTTTATCACAGCGCTGCTGAAGCAGTGCCACACGCTGGACGAATGCGTGGCCACTGGATTCGCATCTGCAGAGCGAGCGCTGCTGTCAGAGTCCGCAGTGCCAGACAGTTATATTAAAGAAGGCGACAACTTTGAGAGTTACTTCCAGCAGATTGAAGAAAAGATGCAGCGAAAGCGCATTTAG